The following proteins come from a genomic window of Streptomyces sp. NBC_01716:
- a CDS encoding ABC transporter ATP-binding protein, giving the protein MSRIQLEGLTRRFGSVTAVNDVWLDAADGEFVVLLGPSGCGKSTLLRMIAGLLPPTGGRVLLDDRDITHTPPQRRDLAMVFQSYALYPHLSVARNIGFPLRAQGRSKAQIRAKVNEVATVLDLDGLLDRRPRELSGGQRQRVALGRALVRDPGAFLMDEPLSNLDSKLRSTTRAEISALHRRLGATFVYVTHDQVEAMTMATQIVLLNDGGVEQVGTPEQVYDEPASAFVAGFLGSPAMNLLDATVHAVDGVLSVRGAGIDLPLGIDAGIPERPVTLGVRPEHLTVRAPGDTGIRGVVRAVENLGSEEVAHLLAGESRLCLRGPRPLGLRVGDPVHLTAEPRHLHLFDPASGRRLTWRAAPVTTTPV; this is encoded by the coding sequence GTGAGCCGTATTCAACTGGAAGGACTGACCCGGCGTTTCGGTTCGGTGACCGCGGTCAACGACGTCTGGCTCGACGCGGCCGACGGTGAGTTCGTGGTCCTGTTGGGACCGAGCGGCTGTGGCAAGTCGACTCTGCTGCGGATGATCGCGGGCCTGCTGCCGCCGACCGGCGGCCGCGTGCTGCTCGACGACCGCGACATCACCCACACCCCGCCGCAACGTCGCGATCTGGCCATGGTGTTCCAGAGCTACGCGCTCTATCCGCATCTCTCGGTCGCGCGGAACATCGGATTCCCTCTTCGGGCGCAAGGACGGTCCAAGGCGCAGATCCGGGCCAAGGTGAACGAGGTCGCCACGGTCCTCGACCTCGACGGCCTGCTGGACCGCAGGCCCAGGGAGCTCTCCGGCGGCCAGCGCCAGCGGGTGGCGCTGGGCCGTGCGCTGGTGCGCGATCCCGGCGCGTTCCTGATGGACGAACCGCTGTCCAATCTGGACTCGAAGCTGCGGTCCACCACCCGCGCCGAGATCTCCGCTCTGCACCGGCGGTTGGGTGCGACGTTCGTCTATGTCACGCACGACCAGGTCGAAGCCATGACCATGGCGACCCAGATCGTCCTGCTGAACGACGGCGGGGTGGAGCAGGTGGGCACCCCGGAGCAGGTCTACGACGAACCCGCTTCGGCGTTCGTCGCGGGGTTCCTCGGCTCGCCTGCGATGAACCTCCTCGATGCGACCGTACACGCGGTCGACGGTGTGCTGTCCGTGCGCGGCGCCGGCATCGACCTGCCGCTCGGGATCGACGCCGGCATTCCCGAGCGCCCGGTGACCCTGGGCGTGCGGCCGGAACACCTCACCGTGAGGGCCCCGGGGGACACCGGTATCCGCGGCGTCGTGCGCGCCGTGGAGAACCTCGGCAGCGAGGAAGTCGCACACCTCCTGGCGGGTGAGTCGCGACTGTGCCTGCGCGGACCACGGCCACTGGGGCTCCGCGTGGGCGACCCGGTTCATCTCACCGCCGAGCCCCGGCATCTGCATCTCT